One segment of Deltaproteobacteria bacterium DNA contains the following:
- a CDS encoding ABC transporter substrate-binding protein, giving the protein MKNRPKSRLRMFIVILLVAQFLLAAAAHAQALKKIRLASSSTNVSFLALYTALHRGFFKDEGIDLEIIFMPANLASTAVLNGDVDFNGAVTGTIGAAVQGRPMKVLLFTVSKPLLFLVSQKNIKDVKQLKGKKIAGSSPGGSATLLANQALKQIGLEPGKDVSVLQMSGSAASRYAVLESGVVEASLLSVPENIIAVEKGYNELLFLGDVVEFPQNGFGTSDKRIRENPDEVYRMVRATLRGLQFIWDKNNSEAVTNVLMKQWKVSDRKMAAEMSRQVGRVLTKDAYVKPESVQVLIDLARESAKVSKPVSVSDVVDYSFLDRARKELGIGK; this is encoded by the coding sequence ATGAAAAACAGACCAAAGTCCCGATTGAGAATGTTCATCGTAATTCTGCTCGTGGCACAATTTCTACTCGCAGCCGCCGCGCACGCCCAAGCGTTAAAAAAAATCCGCCTGGCCAGCTCGTCGACCAACGTCTCGTTCCTCGCTCTCTACACCGCGCTCCATCGCGGCTTCTTCAAAGACGAAGGCATCGATCTGGAAATCATTTTTATGCCGGCCAATCTCGCCAGCACGGCGGTACTGAACGGCGACGTCGATTTCAACGGCGCTGTCACCGGCACCATCGGCGCCGCGGTGCAAGGCCGGCCGATGAAGGTCCTGCTCTTCACCGTGTCCAAGCCGTTGCTGTTCTTGGTAAGCCAGAAAAACATCAAAGACGTAAAACAACTCAAAGGCAAAAAAATCGCCGGCAGCTCGCCTGGCGGCTCGGCGACGCTGCTGGCGAACCAAGCGCTCAAACAAATCGGTTTGGAACCTGGCAAAGACGTCTCGGTTTTGCAAATGTCCGGCAGCGCCGCCAGCCGCTACGCAGTTTTAGAATCCGGCGTGGTCGAAGCGTCGTTGTTGTCCGTACCGGAAAATATCATCGCTGTCGAAAAAGGTTACAACGAGTTGCTGTTTCTCGGCGATGTCGTCGAGTTTCCCCAAAACGGCTTCGGCACTTCGGATAAACGCATTCGTGAAAACCCGGACGAAGTCTACCGCATGGTGCGTGCCACGCTGCGCGGCCTGCAATTCATCTGGGATAAAAACAACAGCGAAGCAGTGACCAATGTCCTGATGAAGCAATGGAAAGTCAGCGACCGCAAGATGGCCGCCGAGATGTCGCGCCAAGTTGGCCGAGTGCTGACCAAAGACGCCTACGTCAAACCGGAATCCGTGCAAGTATTGATCGACCTCGCCCGCGAGAGCGCCAAAGTCAGCAAACCGGTTTCAGTCTCAGATGTCGTCGATTACAGTTTCTTGGATCGAGCAAGGAAAGAGTTGGGGATCGGGAAATAG
- a CDS encoding alcohol dehydrogenase, producing MRVAMYYNNRDVRLEELPVPKIGAGEILIRTRASGICGSDLMEWYRVRKAPLVLGHEITAEVVEVGAGVEGFKVGDRIFSTHHVSCGTCRYCTAGHQSVCDLLRATHFEPGGFAEYIRVPKINVELGTLPIPDSMTFDEGSFIEPLACVVRAQRFAKLAAGQTVLVIGSGISGLLHIQLARSRGAARVIATDISEYRLNAAKRFGADAAIHGAEDVPARLKELNDGRLADLVIVCTGAMAAIQQAVKSVDRGGTLLFFAPTTAGVDVPIPLFDFWRDEINVVTSYAGSGDDLKEALELIRGRKVRVADMVTHRLPLAETGVGFQLTASGLDSIKVIIDPLL from the coding sequence ATGCGCGTCGCTATGTACTACAACAACCGTGATGTGCGGTTGGAAGAATTGCCAGTGCCGAAAATCGGCGCTGGTGAGATCTTAATTCGAACTCGTGCGAGCGGAATCTGCGGCAGCGATCTCATGGAGTGGTACCGAGTCAGGAAAGCACCTCTTGTCCTCGGCCATGAGATCACCGCGGAAGTCGTCGAAGTTGGCGCGGGTGTTGAAGGATTCAAAGTCGGCGATCGGATCTTTTCGACGCATCATGTGTCTTGCGGCACCTGCCGCTACTGTACAGCAGGGCATCAATCCGTCTGTGATTTACTGCGCGCGACTCACTTCGAGCCTGGTGGCTTCGCCGAATATATTCGCGTGCCGAAGATCAACGTCGAACTCGGCACGCTGCCCATTCCCGATTCGATGACGTTTGACGAGGGTTCGTTCATCGAGCCGCTGGCTTGCGTCGTGCGGGCGCAGCGTTTTGCCAAGCTTGCTGCGGGGCAGACGGTTTTGGTCATCGGTAGCGGGATTTCCGGTTTGCTACACATTCAACTCGCTCGCTCGCGCGGCGCGGCGCGCGTCATCGCCACCGATATCAGTGAGTATCGTTTGAACGCGGCGAAACGGTTCGGCGCCGATGCCGCTATTCACGGCGCTGAAGACGTGCCAGCGCGGCTCAAAGAGTTGAACGACGGCCGCTTGGCGGATCTGGTGATCGTTTGCACGGGCGCCATGGCGGCGATTCAGCAGGCGGTTAAGTCGGTCGACCGCGGCGGTACGCTATTGTTTTTCGCGCCGACGACGGCCGGCGTCGATGTGCCGATCCCGCTGTTCGATTTCTGGCGCGACGAGATTAACGTGGTCACTTCCTACGCCGGCAGCGGCGACGATTTGAAAGAAGCGCTGGAGTTGATTCGCGGACGCAAGGTGCGCGTTGCCGACATGGTGACGCATCGCTTGCCGTTGGCGGAAACCGGCGTCGGTTTTCAGCTGACGGCGAGTGGGCTGGATTCGATCAAGGTGATTATCGATCCGTTGCTTTAG
- a CDS encoding 3-hydroxy-5-phosphonooxypentane-2,4-dione thiolase has translation MNWGMANRLARIIKADGRAVMLAVDHGYFLGPTSGLEEPRKTIEPLMPHADSIMLTRGVLRTSVDAKADKPIVLRVSGGTSILKELSNEEITVSMEECIRLNVSAIALSIFVGSEFEKETLVSLAKLVDEGEKYGIPVLAVTAVGKDMARDVRYLGLSCRIAAEMGAHIVKTYYCDNFEELIGSCPIPVIVAGGKKTPELEALELAHNAVTYGAVGVDMGRNIFQSDSPVGMIKAVRAIVHDNVSVKEAFKIYGSEKSSKARKAS, from the coding sequence ATGAACTGGGGAATGGCCAATCGTTTGGCGCGAATTATAAAAGCGGATGGACGGGCCGTGATGCTCGCCGTCGACCACGGCTACTTTCTCGGACCGACCAGCGGTTTGGAAGAGCCGCGCAAAACCATCGAACCACTGATGCCCCACGCCGACTCGATCATGCTGACGCGCGGCGTACTCAGAACTTCGGTGGACGCCAAGGCGGACAAGCCGATTGTCCTGCGGGTCTCCGGCGGCACGAGCATTCTCAAAGAATTGTCCAACGAAGAGATTACTGTTTCGATGGAAGAGTGCATTCGCTTGAACGTCTCAGCGATCGCGCTGTCGATCTTCGTCGGCTCGGAGTTCGAGAAAGAGACTTTGGTCAGTCTCGCCAAGCTGGTCGACGAAGGCGAGAAATACGGCATCCCGGTGCTCGCCGTCACTGCCGTCGGCAAAGACATGGCGCGTGACGTGCGCTATTTAGGATTGTCCTGCCGCATCGCCGCGGAAATGGGCGCGCATATCGTCAAGACTTATTATTGCGACAACTTCGAAGAGTTGATCGGCAGCTGTCCGATCCCCGTCATCGTCGCCGGCGGCAAGAAGACGCCGGAGTTGGAAGCGCTCGAATTGGCGCATAATGCGGTTACCTACGGCGCCGTCGGCGTCGACATGGGCCGGAATATTTTTCAGTCCGATTCTCCTGTAGGGATGATCAAAGCGGTGCGCGCGATCGTGCATGACAATGTATCGGTTAAAGAAGCATTCAAGATTTACGGGAGTGAGAAAAGCTCCAAGGCACGTAAAGCGAGCTGA
- a CDS encoding cupin domain-containing protein: MPIEIIDMVKKAGEGKRQVIFNTNRFHAWVHVYPKTGDADDMHCHNADQTFYVIDGECTMHFPDGGKALMTPGMAATITGGSFYQLENSGSGPMVLMGNRSGPSEAIQHINYELRTDIKKLSKEEAEKIRHPSNTGV, from the coding sequence ATGCCAATTGAAATCATCGATATGGTCAAGAAGGCGGGCGAAGGCAAACGCCAAGTGATCTTCAACACCAACCGTTTTCACGCTTGGGTCCATGTCTATCCAAAAACCGGCGATGCCGACGACATGCACTGTCACAACGCCGATCAAACTTTCTACGTCATCGACGGCGAGTGCACCATGCATTTCCCCGACGGCGGCAAGGCGCTCATGACGCCGGGCATGGCGGCGACCATCACCGGAGGTTCGTTCTATCAGCTGGAAAATAGCGGCAGCGGACCGATGGTCTTGATGGGCAACCGCTCCGGACCGTCGGAAGCGATCCAGCACATCAACTATGAGCTGCGCACAGACATTAAGAAACTGTCCAAAGAAGAGGCGGAAAAAATTCGCCATCCCAGTAACACGGGGGTTTAG
- a CDS encoding EamA/RhaT family transporter yields the protein MKVGARACCIAARWWCCYGLALAMTDSNFYLPSRRDVERGRWLILAAAFLWSLAGVFIKFLDLHPLTIVFYRSLFASLVFLPFVRPSQLRLSPAIFVSVVTYTAAISAFVAANKLTTAANAIVLQYTAPVFVFLFSRLVLGEKISRLNGLALGVAMVGVAIISFDSAGAPEMRGVLLALLSGVLFAAYMINLGRTKNVSPIYLTWINNMVCALLLLLVVRSRLALTWQQAAILAIMGAVQLGMPYFLFSKGLQTVSLQEASLIALIEPVLNPLWVALTVGEIPSRATLTGGALILLGLGGRYLWPIMHRREDAVN from the coding sequence ATGAAGGTGGGGGCGCGCGCTTGCTGCATTGCGGCGCGGTGGTGGTGCTGCTACGGTCTGGCTCTCGCGATGACTGATTCGAATTTCTATCTGCCGAGCCGGCGCGATGTTGAGCGCGGCCGCTGGCTCATTCTTGCCGCGGCGTTTCTTTGGAGCCTTGCCGGTGTCTTCATAAAATTTCTCGATCTCCATCCGTTGACCATCGTCTTTTATCGTAGCCTGTTCGCGTCGTTGGTCTTTTTGCCCTTTGTGCGGCCGAGTCAGCTGCGCCTTTCGCCGGCGATATTCGTTTCAGTCGTGACCTACACGGCGGCGATCAGCGCGTTTGTCGCGGCCAACAAGCTCACCACGGCGGCCAATGCGATAGTCTTGCAGTACACGGCGCCGGTGTTCGTCTTTCTTTTTTCTCGGCTGGTGTTGGGCGAGAAAATTTCTCGCTTAAACGGCCTGGCTCTCGGCGTCGCGATGGTCGGTGTGGCGATTATTTCATTCGACAGCGCCGGCGCGCCGGAGATGAGGGGCGTCTTGCTCGCGCTCTTGAGCGGCGTGTTGTTCGCCGCTTACATGATCAATCTCGGCCGCACGAAAAATGTCAGCCCGATTTATTTAACTTGGATCAACAATATGGTTTGCGCGCTGTTGCTGCTGTTGGTGGTTCGCTCGCGGCTCGCGTTGACTTGGCAGCAAGCGGCGATACTCGCGATCATGGGCGCCGTGCAGCTCGGCATGCCCTATTTTCTTTTTTCCAAGGGGCTGCAAACGGTTTCGTTGCAGGAGGCGTCGCTGATCGCGCTGATCGAGCCGGTGCTCAATCCGCTGTGGGTGGCGTTGACCGTCGGTGAAATTCCGTCCCGCGCGACTTTAACCGGCGGCGCGCTGATTCTGCTCGGCTTGGGTGGGCGCTATCTTTGGCCGATCATGCATCGGCGAGAAGATGCGGTAAATTGA
- a CDS encoding 50S ribosomal protein L9 yields MEVILKEDVVNLGKIGEIVRVRDGYARNFLLPRGLVLEANKKNLKTLDHHKKIVGDQKQKVLRQAQAVGDQLNGVALVIPMKVGEEGKLFGSVTNIQIEKALKAKGLTVDRRKIHLAETIKVAGDYDVPVRLSADLTVTLKVSVVSDRQ; encoded by the coding sequence ATGGAAGTTATTTTGAAAGAAGACGTCGTCAATCTCGGCAAGATCGGCGAGATCGTCCGTGTGCGCGACGGCTACGCGCGCAACTTTTTATTGCCGCGCGGCTTGGTGCTCGAAGCCAACAAGAAGAACTTAAAAACCCTCGATCACCACAAGAAAATCGTCGGCGACCAAAAGCAGAAAGTTCTGCGTCAAGCCCAAGCGGTGGGCGACCAGTTGAACGGCGTGGCGCTGGTGATCCCGATGAAGGTCGGCGAAGAAGGCAAGTTGTTCGGCTCGGTGACCAACATTCAGATCGAAAAGGCGCTCAAGGCCAAGGGTCTCACCGTCGACCGGCGTAAGATTCATCTCGCCGAAACCATCAAAGTCGCCGGCGACTACGACGTGCCGGTGCGCCTGTCCGCTGACCTGACGGTGACTCTCAAGGTCTCGGTGGTTTCCGACCGCCAATAG
- a CDS encoding DUF2232 domain-containing protein, whose protein sequence is MGRLEVISKFLLALAASVFIFMSAIGVPPLGVILLPFVVQPVLMFGFKFGAAGGMALLGVAIVALIILAGEELALIYGIFAVMAAMLLSLLGWLRVIDHLVAGVAGVMLALTAAISWFFFGSWSAMFNDFRQGMTQKMAAAVRMQEKMGFPQDGIALLKERAPQIIDMLLQVLPALLLLSFAFIALVNILYLGRRYPEQRASWFTLTNLREWKGPEPLVWGLIACGFTLFVPAPGAARVVAANLLLVISAYYFAQGLAVIGFFFHKNKVPRFLRGLTYVLIVFQQIFTLLVVGLGLFDLWGDFRRLSKDNLTPNEAA, encoded by the coding sequence ATGGGGCGGCTCGAAGTCATCAGTAAGTTTCTTTTGGCTTTGGCCGCCAGCGTTTTCATCTTCATGAGCGCGATTGGCGTGCCGCCGCTGGGCGTGATTCTCCTGCCCTTTGTCGTCCAGCCCGTGCTGATGTTCGGTTTCAAGTTCGGCGCCGCCGGCGGCATGGCGCTCTTGGGAGTCGCCATCGTCGCGTTGATCATTTTAGCCGGCGAGGAGCTGGCCTTGATCTATGGCATCTTTGCCGTCATGGCGGCGATGCTGTTGAGCTTGTTGGGTTGGCTGCGCGTGATCGACCATTTAGTTGCCGGCGTGGCGGGTGTGATGCTGGCGTTGACCGCAGCCATCTCATGGTTTTTTTTCGGTTCGTGGTCGGCGATGTTCAACGACTTTCGCCAAGGCATGACCCAGAAAATGGCAGCCGCCGTGCGCATGCAGGAAAAAATGGGCTTTCCGCAGGACGGCATTGCGCTGCTCAAAGAGAGAGCGCCGCAGATCATCGACATGCTCTTGCAGGTGCTGCCGGCTTTGTTGCTGCTCAGTTTCGCGTTCATCGCGCTGGTCAATATTCTCTATCTTGGCCGGCGCTATCCCGAACAGCGCGCGAGCTGGTTTACCTTGACGAACCTGCGCGAGTGGAAGGGCCCAGAGCCGCTGGTGTGGGGTTTGATAGCTTGCGGTTTCACGCTTTTCGTTCCGGCGCCGGGCGCGGCGAGAGTGGTGGCGGCGAATCTGTTGCTGGTGATTAGCGCGTACTATTTCGCCCAGGGGCTGGCGGTGATCGGGTTTTTTTTTCACAAGAACAAAGTGCCGCGCTTTTTACGCGGCTTGACCTATGTGCTGATCGTGTTTCAACAAATTTTTACGCTGCTGGTGGTGGGGCTGGGTCTGTTCGATCTGTGGGGCGATTTTCGCCGTTTGAGCAAAGACAACCTCACGCCCAACGAAGCAGCTTAG
- the rpsR gene encoding 30S ribosomal protein S18, producing the protein MAQYERSARPSRERSDEDRGGQRRRPMFRRKVCRFCADKTLKIDYKDLRMLTQFVTERGKMTPSRITGNCTGHQRLLTTAIKRARSVALLPFTTANT; encoded by the coding sequence ATGGCACAATACGAACGGAGCGCGCGCCCGAGCCGCGAGCGATCGGATGAAGACAGGGGTGGACAGCGCCGCCGGCCGATGTTTCGGCGTAAGGTGTGCCGGTTTTGCGCCGATAAAACGCTCAAGATCGACTATAAAGATTTGCGCATGCTGACGCAGTTCGTCACCGAACGGGGCAAGATGACGCCGAGCCGCATCACCGGCAATTGCACCGGCCATCAACGTCTGCTGACCACCGCCATCAAGCGGGCACGTAGCGTGGCGTTACTGCCGTTTACCACCGCCAATACCTAA
- the rpsF gene encoding 30S ribosomal protein S6: protein MILYETLFVVHPEKGPRNKEFIERFKKVIEGQEGTVTAVDEWGARDLAYRIEKQGRGFYTLIRYQATGKAVDELERNIRLTDGILRYLTVRADETTPTVSPSTPRYVEDPRRNEDPRRHTEEAAVAKPAEPPAE from the coding sequence GTGATTCTATATGAAACCCTTTTTGTGGTTCATCCCGAAAAAGGGCCGCGCAACAAAGAGTTCATCGAGCGTTTCAAGAAGGTCATCGAAGGCCAGGAAGGCACCGTGACTGCCGTCGATGAGTGGGGCGCTCGCGACCTCGCTTATCGCATCGAAAAGCAAGGTCGCGGCTTCTACACCTTGATACGTTACCAGGCCACCGGCAAAGCGGTGGATGAACTAGAACGTAATATCCGGCTCACTGACGGGATTCTGCGCTATCTGACCGTGCGCGCCGACGAAACCACGCCCACCGTGAGTCCTTCGACGCCGCGTTATGTCGAAGATCCACGGCGCAATGAAGATCCGCGGCGTCACACCGAAGAGGCGGCCGTAGCGAAGCCCGCCGAACCGCCTGCGGAATAG